AACCCAAAAAGCCGGAACCGCCGGTGACAAGAATGCGTTTGCGGAGATGCATGATTCCCCCGAAAAAAGTATAGGAAACCAGTAAAAACTGGCAAATCCCCCAAAGCATAGCCCCATTGCTCGGGCTTTGCAATGGCGGTTGGGTACGGGGGTGTCTGCTGCCGGGGTCTTGCCCCTTGCCTTTCGCCTGCGCCCGTTGCTATGTATCGGCCGCGAGGTATACCATGTCGAAAAAATCAGCCGTCCGCATTGATCCCCTGGCTCTGGCCCTGCCCCTTGCCGGGGTGGACAGCCACGCGCACCTTGATGGTCAGGAATTTGATGCGGATCGCGATGCCGTGCTTGAACGCGCCCACGCGGCAGGTATTGCGCAGGTGGGCAACGTTTTTTTGGGGCCGGAAGAGTATCATGCCCGCCGGGCTTATTTTGATGCCCACCCCGAAGTGTTTTTTCTTATGGGCGTGCACCCGTGTGACGGGCAGAACTGCACGCAGGAGCGCCTTGCCGCCATGCGCGCCGCCTTTGCCGAGGACTCCCGCCTCAAGGCCGTGGGCGAAATCGGTCTGGATTTTTACTGGCCCGATTGTCCGAGGGAAATCCAGTATCAGGCCCTGCGCGATCAGCTTGCTCTGGCGCACGCCGTGGAGCGCCCGGTGGTCATTCACTGCCGAGATGCAGAGGAAGAAACACTCATGACGCTGGAGGCCGAGGGCTTTGCCGGGTATCCCCTCCTGTGGCACTGCTTTGGTCAGGGGCCGGAAACCGCGCGGCGCATCTTGCGCAACGGCTGGCACATATCCATTCCCGGCCCGGTCACCTACAAGGCCAATGAGGCCCTGCGCGAGGCTGTGGCCCTTATCCCCGCCGACCGTCTGCTGCTGGAAACCGATGCCCCCTATCTTGCGCCCCTGCCGTGGCGGGGCAAGCGCAACGAGCCTTCCTATACGGTGTTTACCGTGCGGGCCATGGCCGAAGCGCGGGGAGAGAACCCCGAAGATATCTGGCGTACCTGCGGCGACAATGCCCGCCGGTTTTTCGGCCTGCCAGCGCAGGAATGATGCCGTGCTGACCCCCGCCAGCCCCGCCCGCGCGGCTGGCCTTGCACGGGTCTGTTCTTGTGTCCACATGGCAGAAGTGATACCATGTCCAAAGCCGCTCGAAACGGTGGCTTGGTAATGTTTTTGATAAATATTTTCGGTGGTTGTCCGCGCTTGGTACGGCTTGCCGCAGCGCATTGCAGCGGCAGGGCAGCCTTGGCGCGTCCTCTATAGCGTCAGCGCAAGCTGTTTGCCCAACTTCAAGGAGATTCCATGTCGGATCTGCGTACCCCCCTCACTGCCTGGCACGAGGCGCATGGCGCAAAAATGGCCCCCTTTGCCGGGTGGCTTATGCCCATCCAGTATGAGGGTATTATTGTCGAGCATCAGCACACCCGCCAGCATGCAGGTCTTTTTGACATCTGCCACATGGGCGAATTTCTTATTGAAGGCCCCGGCGCGGACGAAGCCCTGAGCAAGGCCGTGAGCCACAACCTCCAGACCCTTGCCCCCGGCAAGTGCCGATACGGCTTTTTGCTCAACGAAAAGGGCGGCGTGCTGGACGATGGCATCATCTACCGCTTCGGCCCTGATTCCTTCATGGCCGTGGTCAACGCCGCCTGCGCCGCCAACGACTTCGCCGTGCTGCGCGCCCGCCTGCCCCAAAGCGTCAAGATGACCGATATTTCCGCAGAAACCGGCAAGATCGACCTCCAGGGGCCGGAATCTCTGGACGTGCTCGAAAAGCTGCTGGGCCAGAATTTTCATGACCTCGGGTACTTTTGCTTTCGTGAAACCACATGGCAGGGTTCGCCCCTGCTGGTGAGCCGCACCGGCTACACCGGCGAACTGGGCTACGAGCTGTATATCGCCGCCTCTGAAGCCGAGGCTTTCTGGAACGCCCTGCTGGCTGACGAACGCGTCAAGCCCATAGGCCTTGGCGCGCGCGATACCCTGCGCCTTGAGGCTGGCCTGCCCCTGTACGGACATGATCTGGATGAGAATCACAGCCCCGCAGAAGCCGGTATGGGGCGTATGATGACCAGCACCGCCGACTATGTGGGCCGCGAAGGCGCGCAGAACATTGCCGAAGTGCTGGTGCCTCTGCGTATTGACGGCCGCCGTGCCGCCCGCCACGGTGATGTGGTCGCCCTTGCTGACGGCACGGAAGTGGGCCACGTGACCAGCGGTTCGTTTGCGCCCTCGCTGGGTTATGTGATCGCCTTTGCCTGGGTCAAGGCCGCGCATGCCGGGGCCGAAAATTTTGTGGTTCGCGCCGCCAGAACGGAGCTGCCCGCCACGCGGGTTGAAGCGCCGTTCTACACCGAAGGCACCGCGCGTAAAAAACTGGCCTGATACGGTCATTGATCTGTGCGGGCCGCATCCCACGGCACCTCACGCAGAACAGCGTAATTTTTATAACGATTGAACCCAATTTTTCAGGAGTTTGCACATGGCTACCAATCCCGCCGATATTCTGTACAGCACCAGCCACGAATGGACCCGCATTGAAGGGGACGAGGCCGTCATCGGCATCACCAGCTTTGCCCAGGAATCCCTTGGTGATATCACCTACGTGGAACTGCCCCCCGTGGGCGACCAGCTTTCTGAAGACAAGGAATTCGGCTCTGTGGAATCGGTCAAGGCCGCCAGCGACCTGATTTCTCCCGTTTCGGGCGAAGTGATAGCCGTGAACGAAGCTCTGGAAAACACCCCCGAGCTTTGCAACAGCGACCCCTTTGGCGAGGGCTGGATTGTGCGCGTCAAGCTGGCCCACAAACCCGGCGGTCTGCTGGACGCGGCGGCTTACGAGGCTCATTGCGCCACCGAAAAGCATTAATCCGTCATGCGTGTTTTTTCGGTTCCGGCTGCGTCAGACAATTTTTTTATTCCGGTCGAGTACCTAAGAGTACACTCCCTGCATAAAAAAATCGTCTTCCTTGCCGGAACCGAAAATCCACGGCATGCCGTTTGACGTGGGTAGCGCAGTTTAACCAAGTTACCCATGTATGATTTTGGGCTGCCTGCGCGCTGGCAAACTTTTGCACCGAGTGTGTAACAGCCTGAAATTTTTCCTTTCGCACCGGCTGGAGCAGCGTCGTACAACGGCGGGTTCCAGCCGGAGTCCCTTTCACAGCGGCTGCCGTCGCACAAGCGGTACAACGTGTCCGGCGGCAAGGAGCTAGTATGCCATACATTCCCCATACGCCGGAAGAGTTGCATGAAATGCTCTCCGTAGTTGGCGTGCGCAGTCTGGATGAGCTTTTTTCCGACATCCCGTCCAGCATGCGCCCCCAGAGCTTTGATCTGCCCAAGGGGCAGAGCGAGGCCGCCGTCTGCAGACACTTTGAAGAGCTGGCAGCCAAAAACTGCCCCGGTCATGTGTCCTTTCTCGGCGCAGGCTTTTATAACCACGACATCCCCAAGGCTGTGGACGCGCTTTCTGGCCGCAGCGAATTTTACACCGCCTACACGCCCTATCAGGCAGAATGCTCACAGGGCACCTTGCAGGCCATTTTTGAGTTCCAGACCGCCGTCAGCCGTCTGCTGGAAATGGATTGCGGCAATGCCTCCGTGTATGACGGCGGCACCGCCATTTTTGAAGCCGCCATGATGGCTGTGCGCTCCACGCGCCGCCGCGTGCTGGTGGTGGACGAAGCCGTCAACCCCATCTGGCGCTCCATGCTGGAGGCCTATGTTTCGAGCCTTGATCTGGAAATCAAGACCGTACCCCAGCAGAATGGTTGCAGCGATATGGACGCCCTCATGGCTGCCACCGACACTACATGCGCTGCCGTCATTGTGCAGAATCCCAACTTCTTCGGCGCAGTGGCGGACTACACGGCCCTGTTTGCCAAGGCCCGTTCCAACAAGGCCTTTGGCGTCATCTCCGTGTATCCGGTCATGCAGTCCGTTCTTAAAACCCCTGGCGAAATGGGGGCTGACGTGGCCGTGGCCGAAGGCCAGAGCCTTGGCATGAACCTCTCGTTCGGCGGCCCCTACCTCGGGCTCATGGCCTGCCGCAAGGAACACATCCGCCAGTTCCCCGGCCGCATTGTGGGCCGCACCACCGATGTGGACGGCAAAACCGGCTACGTGCTGACCCTGCAAGCCCGCGAGCAGCACATCCGCCGCGCCAAGGCCACATCCAACATTTGCTCCAATCAGGCTCTCTGCGCCCTGCGCTCGCTCATCCACATGAGCCTGCTTGGCCCGCAGGGCCTCACCCGCGTGGCCGAAAACAACATGGCTCTTGCCCGCTACGCTGTGGAGCGCCTCACCGCCCTCAAGGGTGTGGAACTGCTCAACAGCGCCCCCTACGGCTCGGAAGTGGCCCTGCGCCTGCCCATGCCCGCTGCTGAAGTGGTCAAGGCCATGACGCAGAAGGGTGTCGTGCCCGGCTATCCGCTGGGCCATCATTATCCCGGCATGGAAAACGTGCTGCTGCTCTCGTGCACCGAGGCCAACAACCGCACCCAGATAGACAAGCTGGCCGAAATCATGGGAGGTCTGCTGTGAAAACCATTTTCGCCAAATCCGTTTCTGGGCGCACAGCCTGCTGCCTGAACAGCGACGCCCCCAAGGCTGAGGCCATGTTGCCCGCAGACCTGCTGCGCAAAAAAGCTCCCCGTCTGCCCGAATGCTCGGAACTGGACGTGGTGCGTCACTTCACCCAGCTTTCGCAACTCAACTACAGCGTGGACGCCAATTTCTATCCTCTTGGCTCCTGCACCATGAAGTACAACCCCAAGTTCATGGAATACGTGGCGGCGCTGCCGGGCTTTACTCACCTGCACCCCATGATGGCCCAGCTTGAGGGCGGTGCCGACTGCGCCCAGGGCGCGCTGCAATGCCTGTATGAAGCCGAGAATCTGCTCTGCGAACTCACGGGCATGAAGGCCTTTACCTTCCAGCCCATGGCCGGGGCCAACGGCGAATTCACCGGCGTAAAGCTCATTGCCGCCTATCACAAGGCCAAGGGACGCAACCGCAAAAAGATGCTCATTCCCGATGCGGCCCACGGCACCAACCCTGCCTCCGCCGCCCTTGCCGGATTTGACACCATCAACATCGAATCACGCGACGGCATGGTGGATCCCGAAGCCATTGTGGCTGCCATTGCCGAACATGGAGAAGATGTGGCGGGCCTCATGATGACCTGCCCCAACACCCTCGGCCTCATGGAAGTGCACTTGCCCCGCATCGTTGCCGAACTGCGCAAAGTCGATGCCTTGCTGTACTACGACGGCGCGAACATGAACGCCATCATGGGAAAAATACGCATGGGCGATGTGGGCTTTGACGTGGTACACCTCAACGTGCACAAAACCCTGGCCACCCCGCACGGCGGCGGCGGCCCCGGCGCTGGCCCCGTGGGCGTTACCGACCGTCTGCTGCCCTTTATGCCCGCCCCGCGCGTGGCAAAGCATCCTGACGGGCGTTTCTTCCTCGATTACAACCTGCCGCAGACCATCGGCCCCATCGGCCCCTTCTACGGCAGCTTTGGCGTGGTCATCAAAGCCCTGGCCTACATGCTGCGCCTCGGCGGCGAAGGCCTCACCCGCGCCTCTGAATACGCCGTGCTCAACGCCAACTACCTCAAGAAAAAACTTGAGGACGTGCTGGAGATTCCCTTCAAGGATCGTTTTTGCGCGCACGAATTCGTGGCCTCCGCACCGCAGGGTCTGCGCGCTCTGGATATCGCCAAGGCCTTGCTGCAACGTGGCATTCACGCGCCTACCATCTACTTCCCGCTTATCGTACACGAGTGCCTCATGGCCGAGCCCACGGAGACGGAAAGCAAGGAAACTCTGGACGGTTACGTTGAAGCCCTGAAGGAGATCATCCTCACGGGCAAGGCTGATCCGCAGTCCCTTCAGGAACTGCCCACCAACCTGCCCGTGCGCCGTCTGGATGAAACCGCCGCCGCGCGTCAGATGGTGCTGACGGAAGATATGGGATAGAGATAATTGGGGGCAGGGGGCTGTCCCCTGCCCCCAAACCCCCATCCCGCAAAAAAAACTTTTATTACGGGCCTTGGCTGACGCTGAGGTCTGTTTTTTTTGTTATCGGGTTGAGGCGAAATTTTTTTGTTTGAATGTCCTTTGGGTACGATATTCCGCCCTCAGGCGGAGTTTGGGACGCCTGCGCGGCGCGCGGCAAGGTGGGGCCGGTTATGGGGCTACGCCCCCTTCTCGGCCCCCCTTGCATCCCCCCCGAAGCACCCCCTGAGGTTTTCAGCTTCCACAAAATTGCGAGGGCAACGCGGCCATAGCTGCGGGAGCTTCCTTCACTCGCTGCACTCGTTCAGGTGATCTCCCTCCGCGCCGTGTTAATGCCAGAGTACGCTTTTGCGTTGAGTCGAACTCCGTTTCAGCCGGACACAACGAATAACTGTGACGTTGCAGTGCGTCCTTTTAATTTGACAATTGGAGGTTTCGGTTAGCCCACAGTCAGATATGCAAAGTTTTTTTCAGCGGGCTGAGGCAAGCGCCGCCGACATATAGCTGAAATCACAAAAGCGGGGTGAAATAGTTCGCGAGGTATGGGAGTAGAGACAGTATTGAATTTTATTCGGCCAGGATAAGGCGGATGAACTACGCGTAACTGGAACTCGGCTCGCCATCAGGAGCTGGTCGTGAAGTCGCCTTCCTTAGACTCGCCGGAGCGTAGCGGAGGCGATGGTTGGTGTTGGGTGAATTTGCAAAATACGGTTTTTGCGGTCTGACAAGGAAAAATCCAGTTTTTAAGCGCAGCGTACTTGTGTACGTGAGCATTAAAAACTGGATTTTGACGCATTCAGTCCGTAAAAGTCGGGTTTGCGTAAATCAGCCGGACAGGCTCACCCACACCCATCATAAAGGAAACATACCTGCTTGAATTTTCAGGCCATCTCTTCAACCACTCCCGCAGCCAGCACGCGGCCTTCTTCGTCATAAACCGCTGCCACCTGACCGGGAGCCGTAGGAAACTGCGGTTCAGCCAGCATAATGCGCAGACACGGATCCTCAACCTGTACACGTGCCGGGCAGGGGCGCTGCCGATGCCGCAGCCGTACAAGCAACCTGTCAGGCCAAAGATGAGGCGGCAATGCGACATTTGCTGGCCCTGTCACGCAGGTGCGTATGCCCAGCAAAGCACGCGGCCCAACCACAAGGCTGTTGGTCTCGCTATCCTTGGTCAGCACAAAAAGCGGCTCAGTATGGGCAATGCCAAGGCCCTTGCGCTGCCCCTCCGTATAGCGCCACAGCCCTTTGTGTCGAGCGATTTCGCGTCTGTTACCCTCAGCGTCCTGCAATAGCACTGGCCCCGGCCCCGGTGCGATGGTGCCCGCCGCCTGCCAGTGCCGCTCCAGAAATGGACGGTAGGCCTCGGCGGCAGACATGCCAGCCTGCGCCACGGGCGGGGCAAAACAGATATCCTGGCTCTCGGACGGCAGGGGAACTGCCAACCCGGCAGCCGCCACAACGGCGCGGGTTTGTTCCTTGTTCTGCCCGTAAAGCGGAAACAGGGCGCGACTCAGCCGCTGACGCGGCACAAGGCTGAGAAAATAACTCTGATCCTTGGCGGCATCCGCAGCGGCGGCAAGCAGGGGATAGGTTTCGGAAGTTTCATCCTCGCCAGCCCGTTGGGGCACGTCCGAGCCGGGAACAAGGCGGGCATAATGCCCAGTGGCAAGCTTGTCCGCACCAAGAGCAAGGGCGGTGTCGAGCAGCACGCCAAACTTGATGGCCCTGTTGCAGTATGCGCAGGGGTTGGGTGTGCGGCCCTGCGCATAGGCTGCGGCAAAGGGGGTCAGCACTTCGCGCTGAAAGGCTTCGCGCAGGTCGGCCACATGCAGGGGAACCCCAAGCGTGGCGCAGGCTTCGGCCAGCCCTGCGGGGGCAACGGTTGGGCCGTCTGGCAAAAAAAGACCGTGCAGGGCCAAAACGCGAAAGCCCGCATTGTGCAGCATAACCACTGCGCACAGGCTGTCCACGCCGCCGCTCACGGCAACGGCCACGGTTGGGCTATGTATATGAGGGGCGTTCATGGGCTTGGTCACTCCCTTGTTGTTGTCGCCGTGGAGGGCGGAGCTGTTGACGCAGCACATAAGGGATGGCGGGAAAGAGGGAGGGGGAGGCATGACAGGAGGAACCCTTGCGGGCAAAGGTTCCTCCTGCCCAAAAGCGAACTACAGAATCTGATTCAGGAACTGCCGCAGGCGCGGATGGCGGGGGGCAGTGAAAAGCATTTCAGGCTTGCCCATTTCCACAATCTGGCCCTGATCCATAAAAATGAGGCGGTCGGCGACCGTGCGCGCAAAGCCCATTTCGTGGGTTACGCAAACCATTGTCATGCCTTCTTCTGCCAGCTTCACCATAACGTCCAGCACTTCGCCCACCATTTCGGGGTCAAGGGCTGATGTAGGCTCGTCAAAGAGCATGATGGAGGGCTGCATGGCCAGAGCGCGCGCAATGGCAACACGCTGCTGCTGCCCGCCCGAAAGCATGGCAGGGTACACATTGGCCTTGTCGCTGATGCCTACCTTTTTGAGCAGACCCAGAGCGCGGGCATCGGCTTCTTCGCGCGAAAGTTTGCGCAGATGGCGTGGCGCAAGAGTAAGATTCTCCAGCACGGTCTTGTGCGGAAAAAGGTTGAACTGCTGAAAAACCATGCCCAGGTTCTGGCGCATCTCGTTGATGTTGTTCTCATCGCTCTGGATATCCTGCCCCTGAACGATGATGCTGCCCTGGTCTATCTGTTCCAGTCTGTTGATGGAACGCAACAGGGTAGACTTGCCGGAGCCGGAAGGGCCGATAATAACCACACGTTCGCCGGGAGCAATATCCAGACTTACATCCTGCAAGGCAGGCAGCGAGCCGAAGTACTTCCAGACGTGATTGATGGAGATAATGGGGGCGGCGCTATTTTCCGTCATAGTAATTCAGCCTGGATTCCATGATGCTCACAGCCTTGGAGAGCACAAGAGTGATAATGAGATACATAATTGCCACTATGGTGTAGGTCTCAAAATACAGGTAGGTGGTGCCCACAAAGCTGCGCGCGCGTTGCATGATGTCCGGCACGGCCATGATGGATACAAGCGAGGTATCCTTGAGCATGGCGATGCATTCGTTGCCCACGGGGGGCAGAATGGTGCGCATGGCCTGGGGCAGCACCACAAGGCGCATGGTCTG
The window above is part of the Desulfovibrio desulfuricans DSM 642 genome. Proteins encoded here:
- the gcvH gene encoding glycine cleavage system protein GcvH, which encodes MATNPADILYSTSHEWTRIEGDEAVIGITSFAQESLGDITYVELPPVGDQLSEDKEFGSVESVKAASDLISPVSGEVIAVNEALENTPELCNSDPFGEGWIVRVKLAHKPGGLLDAAAYEAHCATEKH
- the gcvT gene encoding glycine cleavage system aminomethyltransferase GcvT, with amino-acid sequence MSDLRTPLTAWHEAHGAKMAPFAGWLMPIQYEGIIVEHQHTRQHAGLFDICHMGEFLIEGPGADEALSKAVSHNLQTLAPGKCRYGFLLNEKGGVLDDGIIYRFGPDSFMAVVNAACAANDFAVLRARLPQSVKMTDISAETGKIDLQGPESLDVLEKLLGQNFHDLGYFCFRETTWQGSPLLVSRTGYTGELGYELYIAASEAEAFWNALLADERVKPIGLGARDTLRLEAGLPLYGHDLDENHSPAEAGMGRMMTSTADYVGREGAQNIAEVLVPLRIDGRRAARHGDVVALADGTEVGHVTSGSFAPSLGYVIAFAWVKAAHAGAENFVVRAARTELPATRVEAPFYTEGTARKKLA
- a CDS encoding MnmA/TRMU family protein — protein: MNAPHIHSPTVAVAVSGGVDSLCAVVMLHNAGFRVLALHGLFLPDGPTVAPAGLAEACATLGVPLHVADLREAFQREVLTPFAAAYAQGRTPNPCAYCNRAIKFGVLLDTALALGADKLATGHYARLVPGSDVPQRAGEDETSETYPLLAAAADAAKDQSYFLSLVPRQRLSRALFPLYGQNKEQTRAVVAAAGLAVPLPSESQDICFAPPVAQAGMSAAEAYRPFLERHWQAAGTIAPGPGPVLLQDAEGNRREIARHKGLWRYTEGQRKGLGIAHTEPLFVLTKDSETNSLVVGPRALLGIRTCVTGPANVALPPHLWPDRLLVRLRHRQRPCPARVQVEDPCLRIMLAEPQFPTAPGQVAAVYDEEGRVLAAGVVEEMA
- the gcvPA gene encoding aminomethyl-transferring glycine dehydrogenase subunit GcvPA, which codes for MPYIPHTPEELHEMLSVVGVRSLDELFSDIPSSMRPQSFDLPKGQSEAAVCRHFEELAAKNCPGHVSFLGAGFYNHDIPKAVDALSGRSEFYTAYTPYQAECSQGTLQAIFEFQTAVSRLLEMDCGNASVYDGGTAIFEAAMMAVRSTRRRVLVVDEAVNPIWRSMLEAYVSSLDLEIKTVPQQNGCSDMDALMAATDTTCAAVIVQNPNFFGAVADYTALFAKARSNKAFGVISVYPVMQSVLKTPGEMGADVAVAEGQSLGMNLSFGGPYLGLMACRKEHIRQFPGRIVGRTTDVDGKTGYVLTLQAREQHIRRAKATSNICSNQALCALRSLIHMSLLGPQGLTRVAENNMALARYAVERLTALKGVELLNSAPYGSEVALRLPMPAAEVVKAMTQKGVVPGYPLGHHYPGMENVLLLSCTEANNRTQIDKLAEIMGGLL
- the gcvPB gene encoding aminomethyl-transferring glycine dehydrogenase subunit GcvPB, translating into MKTIFAKSVSGRTACCLNSDAPKAEAMLPADLLRKKAPRLPECSELDVVRHFTQLSQLNYSVDANFYPLGSCTMKYNPKFMEYVAALPGFTHLHPMMAQLEGGADCAQGALQCLYEAENLLCELTGMKAFTFQPMAGANGEFTGVKLIAAYHKAKGRNRKKMLIPDAAHGTNPASAALAGFDTINIESRDGMVDPEAIVAAIAEHGEDVAGLMMTCPNTLGLMEVHLPRIVAELRKVDALLYYDGANMNAIMGKIRMGDVGFDVVHLNVHKTLATPHGGGGPGAGPVGVTDRLLPFMPAPRVAKHPDGRFFLDYNLPQTIGPIGPFYGSFGVVIKALAYMLRLGGEGLTRASEYAVLNANYLKKKLEDVLEIPFKDRFCAHEFVASAPQGLRALDIAKALLQRGIHAPTIYFPLIVHECLMAEPTETESKETLDGYVEALKEIILTGKADPQSLQELPTNLPVRRLDETAAARQMVLTEDMG
- a CDS encoding TatD family hydrolase codes for the protein MSKKSAVRIDPLALALPLAGVDSHAHLDGQEFDADRDAVLERAHAAGIAQVGNVFLGPEEYHARRAYFDAHPEVFFLMGVHPCDGQNCTQERLAAMRAAFAEDSRLKAVGEIGLDFYWPDCPREIQYQALRDQLALAHAVERPVVIHCRDAEEETLMTLEAEGFAGYPLLWHCFGQGPETARRILRNGWHISIPGPVTYKANEALREAVALIPADRLLLETDAPYLAPLPWRGKRNEPSYTVFTVRAMAEARGENPEDIWRTCGDNARRFFGLPAQE
- a CDS encoding amino acid ABC transporter ATP-binding protein, with translation MTENSAAPIISINHVWKYFGSLPALQDVSLDIAPGERVVIIGPSGSGKSTLLRSINRLEQIDQGSIIVQGQDIQSDENNINEMRQNLGMVFQQFNLFPHKTVLENLTLAPRHLRKLSREEADARALGLLKKVGISDKANVYPAMLSGGQQQRVAIARALAMQPSIMLFDEPTSALDPEMVGEVLDVMVKLAEEGMTMVCVTHEMGFARTVADRLIFMDQGQIVEMGKPEMLFTAPRHPRLRQFLNQIL